A single genomic interval of Burkholderia sp. HI2500 harbors:
- a CDS encoding glycine betaine ABC transporter substrate-binding protein: MKLFGKLLWTGALSAMVALSASALADTKPTLKIGYVEGWDDSVATSNVAARVIEKKLGYEVKLVPVAAGIMWQGVARGDLDATLSAWLPVTHGSYWDEYKAKVVDLGANFPDAKIGLIVPAYVKAKSIDDLNAEKGSFGGRIVGIDAGAGVMRKTDDAIKSYGLNYTLMPSSGSAMTAELSRSVNASKPVIVTGWAPHWMFAKWKLRFLEDPKKVFGGAEHVDSVVNPGLETKAKPVVAFLKKFQWKPGEIDSVMLAIQNGSKPEAAADAWIAAHADRVNAWTEGVQ, from the coding sequence ATGAAGCTGTTCGGAAAACTGTTGTGGACCGGCGCACTGTCGGCCATGGTGGCGCTGAGCGCGTCCGCACTTGCCGATACGAAGCCCACGCTGAAGATCGGTTACGTCGAAGGCTGGGACGACAGCGTGGCGACGTCGAACGTCGCGGCGCGCGTGATCGAGAAGAAGCTCGGCTACGAAGTGAAGCTCGTGCCGGTCGCTGCCGGGATCATGTGGCAGGGCGTCGCGCGCGGTGATCTCGATGCGACGCTGTCCGCGTGGCTGCCGGTCACGCACGGCTCGTACTGGGATGAATACAAGGCCAAGGTCGTCGACCTCGGCGCGAATTTCCCGGATGCAAAGATCGGCCTGATCGTGCCCGCCTACGTGAAGGCGAAGAGCATCGACGACCTGAACGCGGAGAAGGGCAGCTTCGGCGGCCGGATCGTCGGCATCGATGCCGGTGCCGGCGTGATGCGCAAGACCGACGACGCGATCAAGAGCTACGGGCTGAACTACACGCTGATGCCGAGCTCGGGCAGCGCGATGACGGCCGAGCTGTCGCGTTCGGTCAATGCGAGCAAGCCGGTGATCGTGACGGGCTGGGCGCCGCACTGGATGTTCGCGAAGTGGAAGCTGCGCTTCCTCGAGGATCCGAAGAAGGTGTTCGGCGGCGCGGAGCACGTCGACAGCGTCGTGAATCCGGGGCTCGAAACGAAGGCGAAGCCGGTGGTCGCGTTCCTGAAGAAATTCCAGTGGAAGCCGGGTGAAATCGACAGCGTGATGCTGGCGATCCAGAACGGCTCGAAGCCGGAAGCAGCCGCCGATGCGTGGATTGCAGCCCATGCGGATCGCGTGAATGCATGGACGGAAGGCGTGCAGTAA